TCTTATTGCGTTAAagttgactttgacttttgacAAACCAAAACAAGATTCGACGCTCCAACAACGTGGATTGGGACTGCAAGTTGCAGTCgcacagagagagaggtcGTACTTCAACGTCCTGACTTGCCGGCGGATCGGATATTCGATCTCTCGATCTATGATATCTCGGCACGTCCTGACACGGAACGAGGGGGAGGGTAAGAGAGGAAGCGGATAGAGGCGGACAATGGCCCTTTTCTGTTTATGAGGTGGGTGAGacgaacagaagaagaaaggaagtaGTTTGTGGTTGATATATAATGGAGAGAAAGGAGTGTAACCGGGTTTTGGGTGAATTCTTATATTTATGGTGCGGTTACAAACTTTTGCCACGCAAAACGTCACTTTGGTGCAAAAATAGGCCATTCTTATCAAGTGGATGGCGCAGCAAAGATCGGTATCAAGGAAATCTGACCTCTTTGCACAGAGCTGACTGGACAGGGAGTGAAGATCTCAATGACAGACAGACTGCCTGTTGGTTTGTGATAGCGAGTAGATCTCAGACAGGCCACCTTCACGCTTCCTAGTGCTATCTCGACCAACCATCGCTGACGAACATCTCTTTTTGACTTGCAACCAATGGACCCCATGAACCACATTTAGCCTCACTAAACATTCAGCCCCTCTGCACACCGTCCACGACCCCACCTTGCCCGAAGATGCAATTCATTCTTGTAATCCTACTACAATCTAGTCCGCATCGACACTTTTCGCTTAGATACCCTCTGCAAAGATGGTCAGTTCATTCCTTCAGATGAAGCGGTTGAAGAACTCACGAGAAAGGGCGGCGTTGAATCGGCTGACCtttgaagaagcggaaaggtCGACTGAGAAAGGTCGTCAGCATAACTTTCACGGGAGAGGATACATCTACGTGACCACTCACTAGTCCTGTCTCCGAAGTCGACCAAGAGACCACCAATGACGGAAGGGTTAACCTGAAACAGACAACGTCAGTACATCGAATACGCTTTGTTGCATATGCTCCCTGCTTCGCTTCGCTGCGCTCCGCTTTACACCCACCTTGTTGACCACCTTCAATGTCTTGCCCTTTGCAACCTCGGTATCCTTGAGCGCCTTGTCCAACCTGTTCAAAGCCTTGTTGTCCAAAGGCTCGGCAGAAGTGACGATGACCTCGAGCTCGCCTCGGTAAGCTGAAATGAGAGAGTTGAAGTCGGCGAAAACCTTGGGGGCGGAGGAGAGTCGACCGTTCTCTGAGAGGACggtgaggaggttgaggaggatagGGGAAGAGCCGGAAGGAAGGACGGAAGAGAGGGCTGAAGATCGCTCAGAAGCGGAAAGGGTGGGGTTTTCTGCGAGAGTATACATCGAGCAGATCAGTACTTAGATTAGATCTTACTATACAAATGTTCATATGTGCAAGTGAATGATCATCACTCACGGATAAAAGCAGCGACCTTGGcgtcctccttgatcttcttgtcaAAAGCCTCAACATCCTTGGCGAGGGACTCGAGGTCTTTGGGGGACTTCTTCAAGGCGGCCAAGTAGGTGGAGGTAGCGTAAGTACCAGTGAGAGAGTTGAGCTGGATAGGGGCCTGTAATAAGGGGGTTAGACATAGCATGGCACAGcgagtggagaagaacacATCTACACACCTTGACAGTAGAGGCGGTAGCGTAACCCCTTGAAAGGACGGACCTCATGACGGAAGCCATTTTTGCGATTGtgtggagggggaggaggagagagtggtgagtggtaaGAGTCAAGGTGGTGATAACAGGCTACAACTCAATGATGCTACAGCAATGAATAGTCACAATCCACTGTCCactgctcgtcgtcgtcggtcggaagggaagagtgaggagagaggggaaCGGACGAGAGGGATATAACACCGGAATAGATCGGAGTTTTGAttgaatgtggcacttttaCTGCCTGGCTGTAATTGTTTATTTATCCGGAGGTAACTTGGAGGTAACTTGGACTAGGTCCACTTTTCACTTTCGGCCGTCCTTTCTTTTGTACAAAGATCATCCTTCTGCATCAATCATCATTTACTCATCattcgacatcatcagcagGTACAATCACGCTTGGCAAGACATACCCCGACCGTCTCTTCCGACATACCATTGCAACGGCACCAGTATATCCACAAATCGATCTCTCGCGCAAATACCGCTTGCCACCCCCCTTTTCCCACTTGCTCCGATATAACCGGTGACCTTCTCACACGATGAGCACCACTCTCCCACTGTTCTCACTGTTGCCCAACAGTGGTTCACCATACCCACCCAGTCCGACGTTCTCAGATCcttccttcccaacctcgTACGATGGCGGTTTCGCCTCTTCGATCGATCTTAGCAAATCACCATCTAACCGTATGTTCCAGCTATAATCTCTTGTTCATACCCCATAAAAGCTGATCGCTGTATACCTGTAGCCCTGCATAACTACTCCTTCCCCACACCTCCAGCTACCTCTTCGACTGGCACATCGACCTACAACAACCGACATTTGACATCATATCCTAATCTGATCCCTCCTAACTTttcacattcctctttccccaCAACGCCAGATCAAGACGACCCCACATCATCATACCTCGATCTGGACCTGTCACAACCCGGTCCATCAACCTATCATGCCAGTGCCAGAATGTACGATCAAATATCGCATCATACCGCTTCCGGTTCAGGATCAGCATTCGACGAGGTCAGTCTGCATGGGGGTGTTAGTGGACAAGGGAACGAATTCGTTCAACAGtcagacgatgaagacgacgatgatgtagaGAGATCGAGGGATGGTGGTGACGAACTAGTcaagatggaaggagaggacggaTCGGCTATAGGcggagatggggatggagatgtggataACGAGGAACCGCTGTATGTCAACGCGAAGCAATATCATCGGATATTGAAACGGCGAACagcaagagcgagattggaagaaCTGAACAGATTGGTCAGatcaagaaaggtgagcGGGCTAGCGCGTACTCCACAGATTCAACCTGCAATAGCTGACTTGTACGTTACAGCCGTATCTACACGAATCACGACATCGTCATGCGTGTTCGAGACCGAGAGGAAAGGGCGGTCGATTCTTGACAGCAGACGAGATTGAAGCTCtcaagaaagaagaagcggagaaagctgagatgggaggaggtgtCGTTGAGCCAGTATCCGCTTGATGTTCAAGTTCACGTTCATGTCAAATAGCATTGATCGTATAGCGTTGATCGCATTATATACATATACACACGCATGTTGTCATACCATCTTTTCCCGTTCATCTCATAGAGTTGTGTAGCGATCTTTTGTGCATCTGCTAGAAGTCAATCATCATGCCACGATCTTAGTCGATGAAAGCCAGCAAGCCAGATGTTGGACTCGTGACATGTCTACCGTTGATCAGCTTCGTAGGTCGTGGGAATAGACACCTGTGGGCAGCTTGGCATTCATCGTTAATTGCATTAACGTTATTAATCGGGGACGAGCTAAGAAAAACAATGATAATTACGGCCGTAGGCGTACGCCAGACGTAAGAGGCGGAGATTGATCATATGTCCGTTCAAGCTGGGTGTCAGTCTTCCGACGTTTGGAGATTTCTGAATTCTCTAATTGATGTATAGTGATAGCTTGTGTTCTCAAACGTTTCGCAACGAATATCACGGCGTGCAAGATGTTGGCGATGCAAGAGCTACGTGCCGGTTTGCGTTCGACCGCCCCTACAATCAGCGTGGCTTTGAGATCCCAAAATCGACATCGACTCATATCTTCAACTATTCGATTGAACGATGAAACCCCTCATCGATCATCTGGCGAGGGCGAGACGGTAACCAAATCAGAGCAATCAACTCCACAGTCATCTGAAAACATCTCCGAGCCTTCCACTCGTGATGCAAGTGCTACTACCGGAGTCAGTAGAGATATGACACATTCTGCGGAATCGTCATCACGAGCTTCGGTCGTGCAGAACGTCGCTGAATCGTGagttctcctcctcatcgatctTTGCTGTCTTGCTGATGTGCGATACGTATCAGCGAGTCGCCTGCACGAGAGATCGATCCGGGCGTCGCTGACGAAGATCGTCAATTCGCTCAACTATTCGATACGCTAAGAGAGAAGTGAGCTGAGATCTCAGACCTTTGTTTTTGTGTCCCTAGCTGACGGTCGTTTCTCTGTCCCCGCCCAGGTGGCCCAAAGCTCGCCCTTCGACCACCTCCCCCgacaccgagaccgacgGCGAAGTaccttcacctcgtcctcaatcCATCGCATCTCGATTATCATTCTCACAATTCAGtacaccttctcctcgagcgCCTCGCGGTGTCCATTCGCGACAACGTCGATCGGCCGGTCAAACACCCCAGGAAGCAGAGACGTTCAACAAGATCTTATCTGACATCTTCTCAGATCTTCaatcttccgcttctgcttcgggcacctcgtcatcttccacgtCAACATCTCGACTTGGCAGTGATGTTGGACCAGGATCGGGAGGTAGATTTGGAGGGACGAATACTCCTTTTGGCGCTGCACCTGGTACGACGCGAAACGGAAACGGAAATGCGATTGGCGGAGGTGGATTCGGTTTCGGACTCAGCGGCGATCGGGCAAAAGGACTACGACGTTTGTTCGatagagagggagaggaggagagtgatgagagtgtggaagagctggagatgctgaaagaggagatggaggtgattGGTAGCGATGTGGAGTTGTTGGAATGGGCAAAGAATAGGGTGTTCAAACCGTTGTCGGTGCCCGCGGCGCACGCAGTGACAAACGCAATTGTGTCTACGACTACCTCTGACACAGATGTGTCACCCGCCACCccttccgcctccaccactaccacttcccTAGACAATGCCACCCCACCCACCCTCCCACCGATATTATCGTTCTCCCGAGCTTATCCCAAGATCCTCGCACATCTCCTTCGCACCTTGCGTGTAAATTACAactctccccatctcctcttatCAATCTTCCATCACGCCCAAACGTCATCTCTCGAGTCGTACCTCTCTGGATGTCTCACAGGCGCATATAACGAAGTCCTGATCTGTCGATGGGAGAGTTTCAGAGATCTGGAAGGTGTAGAAGCAggtgtgagagagatggaaaTTATGGGAGTGGAATGGGATTCAGGTACAGCTAGAATCGTAGGAAGAGTAGTTGAAGAAGTAGGTAAAGAAGTTTTGTCCTCTAAGACAAATGGACGATGGGGCGAAGAAGTTTTGGAAAGATTGGGAAAGTTGGAAAAGAAAGTTCAGAAGGACGTAAGGACTCAAGAGAGGTATTTTGAGAACACGCAAAAGACgaaacgaagagcgagagaagatagGGAACGTAAGTTggaaagagaggggagggaggggagagCGGAGGAAGGGTTGAGTAGGATCTTTGGGTAATCTGTCGCTGAAGGGTGAGATGACCAGAGAACAGTGAACAGTTTTAAGCAATGCTTTGAAACGCAGAGGAGACGCGGGATTATACATGCATGGGTAACCTCTCTTGCTTGGGTGGCTTGGGAATGGGTTCAGATAATATACAACAATTATTTCGGTCTCCGTACTACTCGTCTCTTACTCTGGgtatcctcctcatcgctgaCTCGATGACATGTGCcgcacctcgtccacctggTCCAATTTTTGACTATTCAGAATTGTGGTTCATTCCCTTGGCTAGTTTCATTGCCCAGCTTCGAACCTGGCCTGACTCGACGCGAACAGTTTCTCTTGAAGCGCTAATAGCTCATCCTGGGTCATACCGTTCGTATCGGGTTGCGTTCTCGTGCGTTCCTACGTGATACGGTCAGTGTTCGTCTCAACCcctgggagagaagaagaagggagcgGGGGAAGGGGGCAGGGTAAGAGGTCTGATTACGTCTAGTcagccgactcaccttctgcgACTGCTTGAAATCCTTGTTGGATTCCTCTACCTCTGAAATGAAATCTTCGAAACCGAGTTGCTATCGATCATCAAACGAGCGGATATCAGTATATGCTTTCCCAACGACCAACGACCAAGTGCAATAAGTCCACGAAGTCCAAATCCCCCTTGATAGCTTATACGGTGGAACCTCGCCAGTCTAGATGGGTTCAGACGTCGTGAAACGCGCACCCACCTTTAATGCCTCAACGACGTGTTCTGGCGATATTGTCTTTTTGGACGATTCGTCGCATACCGTATTTGATTGTGTGGATATGAGTTTGACCCATTCTGAAGGGCATCCAAGAGATGTCAGTGTAATGGCCATGAAGTATCGAAGGGATCATCCAAGTGTCAACTGCGTCATATAGACGAGAGAGGGGGGGAAGGAGGTTACAGGTTGAACGCGAGTTTGTTTAGAAGAGAGGGGTTAGAGCTggatgacactcaccaacacaACATTCCACAATGACATCCTTTGCTTCCTTCGCACAACTTATGTCCTCTGGTAACATCTCTACGACCACCcattcaacatcagctcGTGCCCTATATGAATCTGACAAATATACGTGTATTAGGCGTAGGGCGTGCCCAAATTGTTTGGTTTACCAGCGGCAATGTTCATACTTGCTGAACgtgtgatcactcaccttggatgAGCTTGAACACCGTAGCTTTCGGAAGACCGATATCGTCATCTCCAACTGGTCCACCTAGATCTGACATTGTGCAGGTATTGCGAGGGTATTCCGATATGTAGAGTTG
This genomic interval from Kwoniella shandongensis chromosome 5, complete sequence contains the following:
- a CDS encoding ATP synthase F1, delta subunit, with the protein product MASVMRSVLSRGYATASTVKAPIQLNSLTGTYATSTYLAALKKSPKDLESLAKDVEAFDKKIKEDAKVAAFIQNPTLSASERSSALSSVLPSGSSPILLNLLTVLSENGRLSSAPKVFADFNSLISAYRGELEVIVTSAEPLDNKALNRLDKALKDTEVAKGKTLKVVNKVNPSVIGGLLVDFGDRTIDLSASSKVSRFNAALSQGI
- a CDS encoding transcriptional activator HAP2; protein product: MSTTLPLFSLLPNSGSPYPPSPTFSDPSFPTSYDGGFASSIDLSKSPSNPLHNYSFPTPPATSSTGTSTYNNRHLTSYPNLIPPNFSHSSFPTTPDQDDPTSSYLDLDLSQPGPSTYHASARMYDQISHHTASGSGSAFDEVSLHGGVSGQGNEFVQQSDDEDDDDVERSRDGGDELVKMEGEDGSAIGGDGDGDVDNEEPLYVNAKQYHRILKRRTARARLEELNRLVRSRKPYLHESRHRHACSRPRGKGGRFLTADEIEALKKEEAEKAEMGGGVVEPVSA